ataaatgtctgacaATGGATTTGAACATGGGTCATCCCAACTCTAAGTCCAGTGCCCTGTCTCCATGCATTAGTCAGCTGGTACAATGAAGAGTGTGATAATATTCTGCCCTATAGCTCTCAGTATTCCAATACTTCCAGGTTGTAGGTTAGCTAGGCTTAAACTCTGGTTCCTAAGCACCACTCCCTGCTCTCTCATACTCATCAGTATCAGCTCTATCcctctcccactcagtctgatcCTTACCTTGTCCTTTCTGCATTCCCTGTTCTATTGTTAACAAATTGCTGTTCACATAAAAACTGGGGTCTCCCCCTGGAAATTACTTTGTGTACAATCTTAATTTATGTACATAGGGATGTGCTGTTTTCTCCCCCAAAAGAATGTCAGtcctctgagggcaaggactgtttcatttttctctttgcatcCCCATCACCTAACTCATGTCCCAGCACTTAGTAGTCATCTAAAAACATGTTTAAATTGATGTGAATAAAGGATATGCCCAGAGATGTCTTGGCAATTTAAAATTACATGACTTTTACTGTATCTGAGACCATCATTCATAGTCAATAAGATAGGAATGGGTCAAGAAATACCCAGGACCACACTAACCTACCTCTGTATTATTGAAAGAAACACTTGGTTCTGAAAGTGCTAAACTCTTGCTGATTGAAGAAGTTCCCAAAGCAATAATCTGTGCCTGAAGTAAATACTTCATATTCCTTCACCATAGGTTTATTAGTAGAACCTCCTAATAATCTATGCAAAAGAAgatcctcctttttttctttgctcctcatgaaaaataatatttcaaaagagaaaagataatgagaattaaagaacaaatgagCTAGCATTCATTCAAGCAACATGCTAGAATAAGTAGTGTGCTAGACTGGATCTTAGGAGACCAGGGTTGGCATCCTGTCTAGGTGATCCTTCAAAAAAATTGTTTAATGGGGAGCTCTTTGAgctcccattctttccctttgaaaaagaaattaacagtTGTGGATAAAAaccttggcaactgattggatacatgaggagagaagagaggagtgaAGGATCACTTTAAGTTTGCAAGTTTAGGCACTGGAAGGAGTGAGAGACTgaatagaggcagctaagtgacccAATGAGtagattataggatttagaataTGGAACACCTAATTTGAAAGCCCacctcagaaatttattagctctgtgaccctattcaagtcacttaacctctgtttgcctctagttcttcacctataaaaaatcaggataatgatagcatctacttcttagggttgttataaggatgaaatgaaacaatccttgtaaagtactttgcagatGTTGAGTAGCATATAAACACTTAGCTACATTACTATTGTGACTACTCTCTCAACTTATTTCCTTATGTACAGTGAGTTGAGTCAAGATAAGCAACCCATCAAGACCAATGCTATTATCGAATTGCTTACTAGCTgttggagcagggagggaagggaagaaggaagataatttggaacatataactttggaaaacttacatggaaatttgttattacatgtaattggtaaaataaagtatctttacaaaaaaatgtttttaattgacCAATGCTATTAGAAGGTGCATAACTATATTAGAGTAGGGAGATGGAAAAAGCATAGATACAGAGTGTCACCTCTGTCTTTAAGGTGGAAAACAATCCTTTTCTGAAAAATTTGAATTTCCCACTCTCTGAATGCTATTTACATTGGCTTTAAGGAGTACCAAATACTTTTCTCACAATAATAATCTTGAGATAAATAGTAGTAAGTTTTACttaaccattttacagatttgcAAACTGAACCTGGACAGCTTATATGATCCACTGAAAAAACACTCATCTACAAAGCTTGGGAGCCAGGTCTTAAATTTGAGTCTTcttatcactgctgggtttataccccaaaaagataataaggaaaaagacctgtacaaaaatatttatagccgcactctttgtggtggcaaaaaaaattggaaaatgaggggatgcccatcaattggggaatggctgaacaaattgtggtatatgttggtgatggaatactattgtgctaaaaggaataatgaactggaggaattccatgtgaactggaataacctccaggaattgatgcagagtgaaaggagcagaaccaggaaaacattgtacacagagactgatacactgtggcacaatcaaatgtaatagatctCTTcactaccagcaatgcaataatccaggacaatccagagagacttctgagaaaaaatgctatccccattcacagaaagaactgtgggagtagaaacactgaagaaaaacaactgcttgatcacatgggtcgatggggatgtgattggggatgtagcctctaaatgatcaccctagtgcaaatatgaataatatggaaataggtcttgatcaatgacacatgtaaaacccagtggaattgcttgttggctgcaaaggtgaggggggtgggaggagaggagggaaagaacataaatcatgtaacaatgacaaatattctatattaattaaataaaatgttcaaataaaaaataaatataaataaatgaatttgagtcttctgattctaaaatcagcattctttccatgaagataacataattcttttttcaaaaccaTTTCAGGATAGCTAAGGAAATATAAGAGAATTTCTTGCAtgatacttttatattttttgtagatAGTTTGGTCTGATCTGCTTCAGGGGCCCTATCCCATCTCCCACCTTGGATAGGAgatattctaaaaatataatgggGTAAAGAATAGCAACTGAGGTCAAAGATGAAAGGGATGCCATATAAGTCAAAATAGTCATAGTagcacttttttctctttaagtaGCAGAGAATTGGACATAAAGTAGGTGCCTATGCACCAGGAACAGCTAAAGTTGTGtagatataatggaatattactgtgatgtaacaaataacaaaaataaagaaatcagacaagcatggaaagatctacatggagctgatgcagaatgaaataagcagaatcagggaAACAATACATATAACTACAacaatttaagagaaaaaagaaaaaaaaagaaagtgtataCTGTGTTATTATCAAGATTGATCCCAGGGTAGAGGTTGGGGAAATGTATCTCTTTACCTTCTGTGCAGAGGTGGAAGACAAGTGGTAGAATATTGTATATACTCTCAGATAGCAGGCCTAGTCTCActgaattgcttttttctttcctttttttccctctagcaatgttttattatttccccCCTAACTATACGGGGAAAAAATTTTGGCATTactctttctgacattttgaattccaaattcgcTCCCCCTTTCCTCTCGATTCTCCTATAAATGGTgagcaatttgatattgattatatttgTGCTATCATAGCAAACACATTTACAGATTTGTCATGTTATAGAAGAAAGcacataaaaaaaaacatgaagaaaataaagtgaaaagtggTCTGCAAGTTCCCATGtgacaaaggtaaatttggggtGTTAGGTTAGCTTccgtttgcattcagactccattagtccTCTCTCggaaggtggagagcatttttcatcatgagtcctttgggactgtcttggatcattgtgttcatgaaaatagccaagtcattcacagttgttcatcattcAGTATTGCTGCTTTGCTGCTAAActgctccctccccaccccttttttttccccacttcccAGACCTGTTTTTAATCTTCTGACTTTCAAAAGCATGCCTTTCCTCAAGCCCGAACTTCTTTCAGTGCCTGAGGCTTTCTTACCCAGGAATATTCTAGCACCCCACCCAGAGCCCACTCATCCAAGAACATTTTTCTTCCAAGCCTGTGTCTCTTCTCCGGCAGGAGCTCCCGTTTTGTGAAGGGCTCCAGCCCAGCCCAGTCTACTCCCAGAGCAAATGAAGAGCCTCCTTTTTGGTTGCTTCTCCTGAAAAAGAGTATTTTAGAAGAGGTGATGGCCCTTACAGTCCTATCCGAGGCTTTCTGGACTTCAACCCGATGCCCCCGTGCTGGGCTACCTTTGTCCAGAAGTCTTCCCACATTAAAATGCAAGCCCTTGAGgacattgtttttctttctgattgTATTTTTAGGGCAGTGCTGGGCACACTGTATGTTTGGCATCCTTTTCATTTGTTTCAAGGTTTAGCTATCTGGGTAAGGGAGCAGGAAGGAATTCAGAAATAAAGGTGATGTTTAAGACCAATAACTTTATTATAGGCTCACCCAATTCCTTTGTAGAGGTAAGAAGTTCATGAATGAGGTATactgcatccatccatccatctatctatctatctatctatctatctatctatctatctatctatctatctatctatctatctatccatccatccatctatctatccatccatccacaactttaaaatttatttgtttgttacattaaaattcctaaacttttcaatgtattgatcactttttgttgatttttctccctttcttttaaaatattacatagtgtgtgtgtgtggggggggggggggggcagcagggattgagagccaggcctagaaataggaagtcttgggttcaaatatgatcttagtcacttcctagctgtgtgaccctgggcaagtcacttaacccccattgcctagaccttacaactcttttgccttagaaccaacacatattattgattctaagagggaagggaaggttaaaaaataaataagaataaatatattaCTTGTTATATGGAACAGCCTTAGGGTGGAAAAATGCTGGGAGAAATTCTGGcaatataatgaaaacaaaatatagcaataaaattcatttttttaaagtggtaACAGAATAGTCAGAGATAAAATACACGGTTAGGACTGGGAAAGGATGAAACAGTTAAGCAAAGTTTTCAGAAAAggtaaaactgaggcacagttgTGGAGAGTAGGTGTATTATCACCCTCTCAGAGACCTTTCAGAAAAGGCTGGTGGTGTAACCTTCATGAAGCATTTCCTccacttattattattttgtatagcTCTGAAGGACCCTCAGGTGGTTAAAAGAGGGTGCGAATTGTCTTCTGAGAGCAGATTCAAACCAAGGATCCTTGTAGCATGTGTTCAATCCATGGATATTTGTGTGATTAAATATCTGTGTCCCCTAAAAAGTAGACATTTCTGAAAATAAACTGGGCTTCAATGCCTACCAGGACAATATAGATCATTGTGAAGAGCACTTGGTTTGACTAATATGTTGAAAATTAACTAATTATAATTTGTGATATACTTTATGGAAACTGTAATTGTGACATACTTGTATAGTGTCTCCTTTAAGAATGATtaatcctgggggcagctgggtagttcagtggattgaaagccaggcctagggatgggaggtcctgggttcaaatctagcctcagacacttcccacttgtgtgaccatgggcaagtcactgaacccccattgcctagaccttaccactcttctgctttacaaccaatacacaatattgattctaatatggaaagtaaggttttaaaaaaaaataagaatgattaaTCCTAGGGCTCAGttagtgattcagtggattgaagcCAGGCCAAgggatgggaggtgctgggttcaaacctggcctcagatacttcatagctgtgtgacgctgggcaagtcatttaaccctccttgcctaaccttttactgctcttttgccttgaaaccaatacatggtattgattctaagacagaaaataagggttttaaaaaaaagagggaaaaaagaatgattaaTACTAAAATAACCATATTTCAGATCAACAAACAAGAGATCAGagtgggaagaaagaagaggaaataccGATGGGAAGGACTTCCCTTCCCTTTGGCTTTGCCAATAGGACAAATGGGCTTTAGTAATTAGAACTGGATACATGGCCAGATGTAACAGAGCCCCTGTGATTTCCTGTAAAGCTAATGAACTTATTTGGGGGATTGCTTATATTTCCTTAGTAGCTAGTAATCTAACaacaaaaactattttcttaGGCTGAAAAAACACTCCTTAAACAAGTTACCCCTCCATGCTTTTTGACTCTTTAAAAGTGAAGGAGGAAAGCAGGAGCAGTGCCAAAAGGGACCTACTTTTACAGATCCTTTATACTGGGAAATTTGTAATGATCACATAGCTAAAGTTTTACAATGTATTTTAtctacattgtctcatttgaatctcacaataactctgtgaagtaggagctattaattcccattttacataagCGGACAGTTCAGAATGGTTAAACTCttggtcccacagctagtatgtatgTGAGGCAGGATTCAAGCTGATAGCTTTCTGActtgctctatctactatgccataaTATCTTATTaggaaagaatttctttttctgaaatgactATAATTATGAGCTATTTTCCTATGTCCCATTTTATACTTTTCTCCTCTGAGCCTCCTTAAAAACCCTTCAGATGATGAACTTTTATTTTAGACTCCTTGtacttgttcagtcatgtccaattctttgcgattccatttggggttttctaggcaaagataatgaagtgtttgccatttccttctccagatcattttatagatgaggaaatggaggtagagTGAAAGGCTTTTCCTAGGGTCCCATTGCTAGTATagtgtctgagcccaaatttgaactcaggaagatgtgtcttcctgactacaggtacTCATTCTATCTACTACTCCACCTAGCTGCTAGTGTTAAGACTTTATGTTGGGCAAACTTGGTGAGCTGTTGATAATTCCATTCAGTCAAaagtcttgagtttgaatcctgatcttACTATTTGTTATTACCATAATTTACTTAACagttgagcctcagtttcctcatctgtaaaatagggactttttatcttttttttttaccttacacTGTTTGCTTTATGGAGcatttgtgaagatcaaatgaaataagggATCCAGCTAGGCTAttacaatgatttaaaaaaatgttttaaatatttttccatggttgcatgattcatgttgtctcctaccctttttccctcctccctcctggagttgacaagcaattgcacttaTATATGTGCCACTTGATATTTATAtctatgttattcatttttgtaagagtaatcttttaaaacccaaaccccagatCATAtgctcatataaacaagtgatcaatcatatgcttttctttctgctcttgctattcccacagttctttctctagatgtggatagtgttctttcttgtaagtccctccaggattgtcctggatcattgcattgctgccagtagcaaagtcaattacatttgatggatctacaatgtttcactttctgtgtacaatgttctcctggttctgctcatttcactctgcatcagttcatggaggtcttttcagttcatatagaaaccCTCCATTTCGtcattccttacagtacaataatattccatcaccattatataccacaattcagccatttcccaatccaGGGACACCCTCATATACAATGATTTTTCTTCAGTAAATAAAGCACTGCCCTCAGTCAGGAAGAGCACAGTTCAAACCTCATCTCAGAAACTAACCAGCTGCATGTCCCTGGCGATGAGTCtctttcctcaattgtaaaatgaagatgataaactTACCccacagtgttgttgtgaggatctgaATAAGGTAATGTGTGAGAAGCACATAGTAAACTTTAGCTATATAATCAAACTGTAACTGAAGGAGGAAACTCATATACTGTAGTCAATAAGAAATTTAATTACAAATATTCACTGCCGACTTCAGGAACCCAGTTTTGAATTGGACAAACCAAATCTATACTAGACAACTaggtatacatatgtatgtactatGCGAACAATCCTTGCCCTTGAAGGGTTTTACAACCTACTCAGGACGCTAAGACAAATGAGAATGCTTTGGAAGCACCTGGGCAGCAAGGGTTAAGTGCTATATGGAGGGCATGTGGAGTAGAAGAAAACACCTCTTAATGGGGGTCCGTGAAGCTAACATGCCCCCTTCCGCAGACGTCAAGGTACACCTTGCAACAGGAGTCTGTCTTTGACAGCTTGCCAGGCACTTTTCACTGATTAGCCAAGAAAAGAGCTTCTCTTATTATTATAGGGCGATAGCATTTGGAGCAGAAAGGAATCTTCTAATCCAGACTCCCTCAAAGTGTCCccaatataaacaaaaagaagaCATTTTGAGTTTTTACTGCTACTTGACTCAGACTGGAGTACAGCTCCAAAGCCTTCAGTGGGACCAGCGTCCAACACAACAGTCCAGCAGCACCCACTACCGGAGCTGAGCCTACACTTCAGGGCTGATCAGCAGCTGCAGTACTTTGTGGTTATGCACACATGGCACCTCATCTTCATCCCGCCCATCCTGGAACGGAAACCTTGGCACACTGTACCCAACCTCTGCACTGCCTTAACCATACCCGGGATGAGCCAAACCCGGGACCCAGTTTTATGGGGGGACCCCCTCCCCCAGGAAACAGCTCAGCTGCGCCCCTTACGGGGAGAGGCGAGTCAGTAGTGGCAGGATACCCGCAGCAGCTTCTACCAGGGTGGGATTTTGAACCAAAGAGGCGGgggagaactggaaaaaaaaacaaaacaaaaaacggAATGCGCACTAAGCCGGgagggtgcttttttttttttttcttccccagctAGGTTCGGGACGCTCACAGAAAAAGGAATCTCAAGTGCTAAGACACTGCGCAACTGTGGCGCTTGCGCGTCCCGGCTCGGCGGGTGGAGACAGTCCCCACCGCTTCATCAGGTGGTCCTCCAGGGAAGGTCTGGCGGCGACGGCGCAGTGCTGGGCTGAGGCGGCTAGGCAGGTGTACGAGCTGTAGGAGCTCCTGGAAGAGACTCAGCACATTCTCTCCACGCTTGGCAGACGCCTCGAGGTAGATGCCACCCCACTCGAGCTCCACGGCGGCAATCACAGCGTTAGGGAAGCTCCCACTGGGCGCCAGGTCGCTTTTGTTGCCCACTACCACGATAGGTGGCGGGCTGGGAGCCTCCCCTTTGGTCTCAAGGATCTCCGCGCGCAGCCGCCGCACCTCCTGGAAGGACTCGGGCTCCTGCAGCGAGTAGACAAGGGCAAAAGCGTCCCCGCGGCGGATGCCCAGCTTCCTCATGGCCGGGAACGAATAGCTGCCGCTCGTGTCCATGATCTCCAGGCGCACCTGTTGTGTGTCCAGCTCATACTCCAAGCAATAAAGTTCCTCCACGGTGCGCTTGTGCTGAGCTTCAAAAGTGTCTGCCAGGAAGCGCTGGATCAGCGCAGTCTTGCCCACGCCAGCCGCGCCAAAGAAAACCAGTCGCACGCAGGACTTGGGCTTAGCTGGGTCCAGAGCCATGGTGTTGGATAAAAGGGGGCCTCACGAAAGAAGAACCCGCAAGGAGGGCGGCGACTTCGGAGTGAAGCGCAAAGCTAGGAAAATAACTAACAAACCACCTTTTGGATGCACGTTCCCGGTTTCGTCTGTCCTACGCCTGCTAACCTGTTTTTATAGTATGCAACTGGCCAATAATATCCCGGGGAGGGGACTCAGACCGATGGCTGCTATTGgttaagaagaaaatacaaaacttaaaaaaaatctcccccccctcccatttACCTCCTTCTTCTTTactacttttcttcctttcttctcacctGGACTCCTCTCGTTTGGAACCTCCCGGATCCTAGAATTCTGGGGTCTGAAAGTGCTCTGCCGCATCCCCAGGGTTCCGCAGCAGTGGATAAGAGTGGAGAAACTCAGTCAAGTCGAGTACGCCAATTTGGGGAGCCTGGCTTTCCCAGGTTAAGGCTTAGAATGCCAAGGacgattttaaaataataataataaaaatagccaaCATTTAGAAACCCAGAGAGATACCTTCCATCATCGTCCTGCTAATTAAATGAAGACATTTAAAGACTATCCCTATTGTAGGAAACGTTCACtaatttcctctcctgtaaaCTGCTGGAGGGACTACAGTACTTTATGTAGTTCACAGTGGTGCATGTTTATAGCAGTTCAAGTTAACAATAAACGCTGTGTGTTCCGAGCTGTGCCTGACACTATTAGCAATACAAGAGAAGCAGGaacaaagtttacaaagcacctgCACAGATGTCTCATTTAGTTCCAACCTGGTTggaaaaataaacccaaataaattcaTTCCCTACCGGTTGTAAATTTAACTTGTGTTCtggcttccttttccttctccacaaTTGTAAATTTAAACTCAAATGTTATTAGGAAAGCTTTATTATCTGGAAAGTGTTTTTTCCtggaatgtataaaatattcatgCCCACagtttcaaataatatttgtcgACTAAAactgctcttctgtttttaatttgttttatcttttttatattacCTCCATTTCCTAATACATCCTTCCTGTCCACCCAACAAGTTATCCTTTCcctatttatttataaagtacatttatgaattattttccGCATTTTTAGCCACTGCTTGGTCCTCCTTTCCAGGTTTTCAATTTTCCATTTCAATTATAGGACCATGGATCTACAGATGAAAGGAACCtaagaagccatctaatccaacctgctcatttttttgaatgaatgaaaagcactGTGCTATGTGATGGAGATAAAattcacaaaaacaaaatagccCCCTTCTTTAAAGGTTGGTTAATGCTCACTGGTCCCTATGTTCATTGTTTGACTTGTCTACAGCTTTAGAAGAGAGCAGTTTTCGTTTTTTCCTTCTGACATTGTATAGATCTTCCTCGGTCCTTTACCATTCACCCATGTTACAGGCACGTTGTTCTAAAAGCTGTTCTCTCTCACTGCCATTCTGATTTTTGGCTGGCTGAAATAGCAGTATTAAAAAcctcaattctggcctcagacatgtcctaggtgaatcacttaaccctgattgcctagccttccccactcttctttcttagaactgatactgacagaaagtgagggttaaaaaaaaaaagcagttataATAATCCCCTTTGTTTTATGTATAGTCAGTTTATTTTCTCTGCCCCACCTTCCACTGAAAAGTAAACATTAAACAGTCCCTCTAGCAGGCATTTTATACTATCAAATACCCAGAAGGTGGCATACTAAGGTTTTATTTCATCTGGCAAGTTTTGATTTGTAGTTCTCATGTTAGTTATTTTGTCTTCCTCATCTTTTACCTGGTGAATTCTCTGTAGCCGTCTATCCTAAAAGTAAACATTTCCCTCTAAGGGTAGGGTTCTAATTTCATCCATCACAACTTGCCTTTATTTAGCTGACATGGAAAATACTCAAGTTTTCACCAAGTCAGAGTTGCTTTCAGTTGGTAGCTtgctctttttgttgtttttttcagttgtttcaactgagtccaactcttcctgaccccatttggtgtcttcttggcaaagatcctggagtggtttgccattttcatctccagttcattttatagatgaggaaaatgaggtgaaTAAGGTAAAGTTGCCCAGGGTAATaatagtgtctgaagtcagatttcaacTTGGGTCTTACTGACTTCACAGCTggtccactgtgcctcctagtcACCCTCTACCCTCTGGGATTGAGAGAGGCAACAAAGTAAAGGGTGGAAAGTGCCGAGTGACCCTGGAtagatcacttaatctctttagaccttagtttcttcatccaaTAATGACATCTatctgctctaaatctatgatcctgtgactaCTAATTAAGGATGTCTGAGTCCCCTCCTGAAAAGCCTTTGTCCTGGAACTCCTCCTTATCTTTAAACTGAATTCCAGTTTAATAGTGGAATTTGATTGATAGTGGAATTTCAGTGCCTAGACTGAGCCAGGAAACCTTGGTTGAACCATAGTCACTTAGTCAATCCAATCAACTTTTAGTtgcaattttaatttctctatctctttatgGAGTATATCTCTAGTTTCCAATAACATTTTTTGTTCTCCTTGAGCAGAACTGTCAACAACAGAATTGTCAGTCAGGCATCATTGCTGCATTCAGTGATGCTATGGAACAGTGGTTACCATTTACTGGTTCATGAACCAGTTTGGAATCTTTTGAGGATTCATGATGATGTTTCAAGTAGTTTGTGCTAAAAATTCTGTCATGGTTCTATAACAACAAATAATTGTCCAGTTATGTTACAAATATGCTTTTCCTCTGACAAGTATATGCATGTTTGAAGCACTATAGGGTATTTTTTTCTGCAGCTATTTGAAACTATCATGATCATGTACATAATTTGTAAGTTTATACAGTGATTATATCAAACTGCTTCTGACTAAGAGTGATGCTTCTCAACCTGGGATCAAATAATTTTCAAACCACCATAAGGGTTTGACATTTGACCATTTCCCAGTACCTGACCAGGAGCATTTGTATACCATCATTTGTGTGGTATATACTGCACCAGAGTAGCTCTCTCTTTTTACTCTGGGATTGTACTTTATCAGATAGGTAATCAAATGATCAAGATATTACAAATTTTTGCAACTTAAATGTCAGGATGCTTGGAAAACTATGACTATTGGGCATATACATTAAATGCCATTTTGAAATCATCATGTACCAGCATGAATGTTC
The window above is part of the Monodelphis domestica isolate mMonDom1 chromosome 7, mMonDom1.pri, whole genome shotgun sequence genome. Proteins encoded here:
- the LOC100027359 gene encoding GTP-binding protein Di-Ras2-like translates to MALDPAKPKSCVRLVFFGAAGVGKTALIQRFLADTFEAQHKRTVEELYCLEYELDTQQVRLEIMDTSGSYSFPAMRKLGIRRGDAFALVYSLQEPESFQEVRRLRAEILETKGEAPSPPPIVVVGNKSDLAPSGSFPNAVIAAVELEWGGIYLEASAKRGENVLSLFQELLQLVHLPSRLSPALRRRRQTFPGGPPDEAVGTVSTRRAGTRKRHSCAVS